A stretch of DNA from Amphiprion ocellaris isolate individual 3 ecotype Okinawa chromosome 18, ASM2253959v1, whole genome shotgun sequence:
cttccaccttgttgtctttaaaccgtTTCAgaggatctttgtctgtttgcttcgactcatcgtctggatggaaaaccaatcttctccaagtctcagttctcttcagacgacatcaggttgtcctccaggatttctttagcctttgctgcattcatttaccctctacctttataagccttccaggacctgctgctgaggaacatcatgatgcttccaccaccatgcttcacatcatgatgctgccaccaccatgcttcacatcatgatactgccaccaccgtgcttcacatcatgatgctgccaccaccgtgcttcacatcatgatgctgccaccaccgtgcttcacatcatgatgcttccaccaccatgcttcacatcatgatgctgccaccaccgtgcttcacatcatgatgctgccaccaccatgcttcacatcatgatgctgccaccaccatgcttcacatcatgatgctgccaccaccatgcttcacatcatgatgctgccaccaccatgcttcacatcatgatgctgccaccaccatgcttcacatcatgatgctgccaccaccatgcttcacatcatgatgctgccaccaccatgcttcacatcatgatgctgccaccaccatgcttcacatcatgatgctgccaccaccatgcttcacatcatgatgctgccaccaccatgcttcacatcatgatgctgccaccaccatgcttcacatcatgatgctgccaccaccgtgcttcacagtggggatggtgtgtttgtggtaaTGTGCAGTGGTTCGAATCCACCAAACTTACCATCTATTCTGACCaccataaagctccatcctagTCTCCTCAGACCACAGAACCTCCTTACAGGTggcttcagagtctccacatgtcttctggtgaactctagtccagatttaatttgagttttttccaacagagtctttctctttgtctccataaagctttgaccggtgaagaacagacaacagttgttgtatgaattctctccatctcagctgctgaagctggaactccttcagaggagtcatagttgtcttggtggcctccctcactagtctctttcttctcggtctctcagtttttgaggacctCCTggtctagtcagatttattcatgttccatcttccttccatttcttcatgatggatttaactggactccaagagatcttcaggaacttggaaatgttcttgtatcgtcctgactgatgcttttcaacaaccttttctcagagtttcttggagtgttctttagtcttcatggtgtattTCTATCCAGGAGgactgatccaccagagactggaccttctaGATCCTGGAGTCTTTATCCTACATTCACTGAGAAACATTCACTGGCTTCAGATGATCATTTCTATAACTGTGTGTCTTCTATCTTCTTTgttgattttatatttatatttttcattaatcAATGCTACTTTATcgaaatcagttttcactttgacatgagaGAGTCTAAATTAATTTGACCGTGATTCGATGCTGAAAAGCTATAAAAAAGGGACGCTTCCAAGAGCGattgaacacattttaaaggcactgtgtttttgtcagatGAAGAACTGGAAGAGAAGGTACTTCATGCTGGATGAAAACGCCGTCAGCTACTACAAATCCGAACTGGTGaggaaatctgtttttgagttacTTGAGTGAagtaatgctttaaaaaaacatgttaccAGGTTACTgaaatgcacataaacacaggaGATGTTACAGTCCAACATGAACACGACATGTGCAGTAGAATGTTTGCTTTAATGGGAGTTTTGAGTAAAAACGAGCAGAGACTGAAGGATTTAAAGTGTGCGTTAGTGTGTTGCTCGTCTGGCTTCGCCCTGCAGAGTCGACTTGCAGCAGCTTGCGTCCTGAATTCCTCCTGGTAGATGCACATGAGGACAGATGAAACCTCAGCCTGTCTGAGCACATTTAGAGACACACCCAGCAGTAGCCAGAGAGCTCAGAGCTGCTGGCTGTGACTTCAGGAGTTTAGTTTACCCCGCTGAAGGTGTGAAACAGTCGCACATTAATAcgctttcattttaaaactagGTCAACATTTTAGCTCAGTTTCAGACATGCTGCTAGTTGGTGTGTTAATATGCAGGTTACTGACAGCTTTATGCATTAAAATCCAGGTTATTAGATACTTATTTATATTAATTTCTAGACTATTGGcacattttatattaatatccagattatttcTACTTTTGTGCATTACTGTCCagattttttgcacttttattttccaCGTTATTTTATATGGTGACACTATTGTGCATCAGTGTCGAggttatttacaatttagtgCATTATTATGCAGATATTGACACTTTAGTGTGTTTAAATCAAGTTTATAGCTACTTTTGTGAATTGATATTTAGGTTACTTACAATTTTATGCTGTCATATCTATTTTATTGatactttattttgttaatatccagattattgacacTTTGTGCATTAATATGCAGGTTATTGACACTTTTGAGTGTTAAAATCCAcattattgacacttttgtgtgttaaaaTCTAGGTTATTGATACTTTTGTGTCAAAATATTGAGGTTATTGACGcttttgtgttttagtgtcCAGCTTAACAACTGGATATCTGTGTCTTTGAGTCCAAAAGTCTTCGTTTTAGAACCCTAAAAGTCTGGGGaatgtaaaatgaaacagaacaaagcTGTACACAGTAAAACCAGGAAACCTCATGgagaaatgctgtttttttgtcttttgtcaggAACGTGAGGCGCTCAGAgtgattcctctgaaggagatTTATAAAGTCCAGGAGTGTAAACAGAGGTCAGCAGCTTCTCCTGTCAGCTGTTCagacagtttttaatgtttgtctACTGCAGGtgattaaaatgtgttgtgttctgcAGCGACCTGATGATGAGAGACAACCTGTTTGAGATGGTGACCAGCACCAGAACCTTCTACGTTCAGGTAACACACCTggacttctgttgttttcttcatgGCGGATCTAAGTCTCACTTTTCTTCAGTGATTCAGTGATAATTTTATGTACAGCCatgaaaacattacaaacattAGCTGTTAACGGCTAATTTAGCTGCTTTTAATGTCACCAGTTTGataaaatgtgaacaaatccagacaaaaaacagctcAAAAGAGGAAAATATCTACATTATTAacacttttgtgtgttaatatccaacACATTGGTagttttttctgtaaatatccGGGTTCAAGTTTATTAATACTTCATCATGTTAATATTTTGATTATTGATGCtttttttatgttaacatcCAAGTAATTAGCATTTTTAAGGTTAAAATTCAGATTATCAATACTTTCgtgtgttaatatccaagttattggtactttttaatgttaatatccattttatttacactttatattttactgTCAAGGTTATTTACACTTTGTCATGTTAATATTTTGGTTATTGATACTTCTTTacgttaatatccaggttaatTGTACTTTATCACGTTAATAGTTTGGTTATTAGTACTATTTTATGTTGTTATCCAgtttattgacacttttgtaTGTTAATATCAagtctgttttaattttttcttgttattatccaagatatttctgctttttttgtgttaatatccaAATTATTGACAGTTTTCTACATTAATATCCCGGTTATTTGCACTTTGGGGCATTTTTAACCaggttatttacatttttgtgcattaatatacaGGTTAttgacatgtttgtgtgttactATCCAGATTGTTGACACTTTATcatgttaatatccaggttgttgatacgtttttatgttaatatccaagttattaGTACCTTTTAGGggtaatatccaggttattaaTGCTTTATTATGTTAATATTCACGTTATTGACAcctttgtgtgttaatatccaagATATTGGtgcattttaatgttaatatttgggTTATGGACACTAttgtgcattaatattcagtttatttacaattttaatgtTGCTATCTGGGTTATCAACACTTTATCATGTTAATATTTaggttattaatatttttctttgttaagATCTAAGATAATGACATTTTCTAATGTTAATGTTCAGGGtattgacacttttgtgcattaatatccggattatttatactttttatGTTAATATCCAAATTATGTACGTTTTTGTCCATTAAAATCCAGGTTATTGATACGTTttgcattaatattcagattattgacacttttctatgttaatattcaggttattATTACTAAATGGACCCATGTGGCATTTTTCACAGCAAGCTGATTAAATGCTCTAAAGGATCACTGCACCTGAGAACATACATGAATATGGATTGTTAATTTCTGTtatgtgaacaaaaaaaacatcaatagaAATCTGGATTTGTCTTATATTTGTCTTATATTAGCAGAAGAAACCTCCAGGCTCAGGGAGGTCAGACGTCTGCCTCAACCGGCTGGTTAAAGCTCACgtttatatttctgtttgtttcagtcTGACAGTCCAGAGGACATGCACAGCTGGATTAAGGCCATTTCAGGGGCCATCGTGGCTCAGCGGGGCCCCGGACGCTCAGCCAACACTGTAGGTATCCAGATACCTGGAGAGGTCCCAGAACCGGAAATACATTAACATAAAGATATGTTCATATGGCACTAAAATCAGACACGGGAATGAAATCTTTGAACCACATTTAGcctaaattaaatatataagcTAGAGCGTGAATCATATTTGTTCATAATATAGAACATAAGAACTTTCTTTTATGAacagaaatacataaaatagaTACATACTGTTCAAACACTGCAGCCACAAAGATAGAAAATTATGATAAATACTTGAATTTACTTTatgatttggttgattttctgtGTAAAGTCGCTCTGAAGTGGTTCTAGATTGTTGATGTTAGTCAGTGAAGTGGCTCCATCTGGTGGCAGAaagaatcactgcagcagacAACCTGGAAAAGGTTTAAAATTTCAATCAACTTAATTCATTTATGGGtacttttattgttaatttcCAGATTATTGAtacatttctgcattaatttacagtttatttgCACTTTTGTGTGTTAGTGTCCAGTATTTTGGAACTTTCTCAAATTATTATCAAagatatctgtgttttttatgttaatattcaggttattgacactttattattttaatattcaagttattgacaattttttaatgtgaatattcaGATTTGTAACACTTTTGTGTGTTACAATCCAAGATATTCATAATTTTAACGTTAATATACAGGTTATTGACAATTTATtatgttaatatccaggttattgacacttttgtacattaatatcccTGTTATTTACACTTTGGGGCATTTTTATCCaggttatttacatttttggcgATTAATATGCAggttattgacacttttgtgtgttaatatccagtttattgatatttttctacattaatatccagctgtgcatttttgtgtaataATATACAGATTATTTACATTGTGAGGCATTTTTATACaggttatttacatttttgtgcattaatatccaagttattgacactttttaatgttaatattcagattattaaCACTTTTGTGTGGTAATATTCAAAATATTGGTACtgtatttaatttataatttaaattaaCTTAATTAATTTACACTGAGATGCTTATTTTCACCTCATATTTAGGAATTTGATGATTATAAATCAAGTTATGTGAATCATgatggtttttctgtttgttgttttaatatcAGCCGACATCTCACATGTTGGGctttaaatatgtgtaaattttttgtgtgttttcaggagtTTCACAACCTGATAATGAAGACtgaagtgtgttttcatgttgtgttgttaatTCTTACACAAATCTAcacccacacaaacataaacacattttctctttcttcatcTCTTCTTTTTGTCTGAAGAGTTTCCTTCCAAAAGCACATAATTATCCACTAAAACCAACCAAAAAAGGGCTAAAATGAGCATAAATGACAAGTGGTCTGCATTACTGGGACACGTTTGGTTGGAAATGTGAAGTGAAAACGTTTGGAGCCTGTTTGTTTATTAGATTGCAGgatattttaagaatttattaacagattttaatgaatatgagctcagaatttttaaaaggaaaacattcTCATAATTTTTCAGCACAAACTGTCATAAATGGAAatattatttcactgttttttggAGGCTGACTAAAAAcagcttaaccctctgaaccccattGAGTTTTAAAGGCCTTTTATTATCTTAAAAATCACCATAATGATGAAATTGATCCAtcagaaactatgaaaatgGAGACACAtcaaattttcaaacaaatcgcatatgacaaatggaaaaacaatcaCCAGATTCTAggttaaaatcacattttttcattATAATCACTTGAATTTATGTCATTGAAGttatatttttacttaaatATGCTAAAAAGTGCAGTGAAAAGTGATGAAAACAGCGACGTTCAGAGGTTTAAACTGCATTAAAGTCTCAGTAAAACCAAACAGTTGTTCCATTAAATACTGAACAGCTTGTCAAACAGCAGGGACGTTTTACACTAATAATAACAGGCAGGAGAACGTTTCCATTTCTACCATAAACTCCAGTTAAAGCAGATGTTCTAGACACATCTGTGTGGCCTTTTGGAAAGCAGCTCTTCTGGCCTCTGTAACTGTAAACTGTTGTTTTCAGATCCGTCAGGCTCGACGTCTGTCCAGTCCTTGTTTTCAGAGGTATTCGCCATTCTGCAGTGGTGAATGCAGCACGTATGTGACTCCGCCCCCTTTGTCCTCACCCCAGACCTCCCCCACGTCCACCACAGCGTCCCCCATTTCACCCTGCAGGTGTTCTCTGgttcctcctccagctcacaTTTAGTTTCATCCAGGCTAAAGCTACCGCTAGCTGTCAGGTTTACAGCagagaaacctttaaaatcacAGCTGGAGCAAAGTTTGTGGATTTAGTTTGTTTGACAGTTTGCTCCTCAGAATGGACAAAACTTGAATATTCAGACTGTAGATTTTGTTCCACCTCCATTAAGAAGCGTCTCATGTCTGAACTCGCTCTGATTTAGCTTCAGTTCAcaacctgcattttttttctccagtaaaCAAGCTGGAATCTCTTTTCTGAAATCTAAAAAGAAATTATTATAATTGTGAAAATTTGTTAGCAAGTGtgcaaggaaaaagaaaaaaatgttcagaactgTAATGTTcaacaactgtaaaaaacaaacaaacaacaaaatactagCCAGTATCTgtaaaacagtaacatttttagtggatttaaatgtagtaaaactgtgtaattttaataCAAACTTGAATTtttataaaagaataaataaccttttatagaaatacagatttatgGTGTGGACATGATTGAcacttttcctgtttctttcttctttttttgacacAGCATTTAAATTATTGCCTTTTTTGTGATATTATTGCATATTATatgtagtttaacaaaacaggaaaaatctgtaaaataaataaataaataaatatgtacattttttccagttatttttttcaaataatggcaaatcaTGGTAAAATagtgataataaaaaatattattatgtttataataataatagtatccATATGTTAATAGtggtaataataacaataatattttttattgttatttttgatgtggaagttatttttatttttttcactgttactGTTTCTGCATTTAAGTAGtgaattaaaacttttttctgtgatttttagtagatattatctgtaatttaaatattaattacatgctgaatgtaattttttgaatataaataatgtcctcatcaaaaatctgtatttttacaaatagtatttTGTTCCATTAACAATGTGGCCATATTCATGTTTTACTAAacttaattgtgattaattttattttctatccACTAAAAAAGCTaactattttatatatatttgctgctattttgggggttttttgtttgttttttgttttgttgttgttgtaacaGTTTTTGAGCGTTAAAgcttttcacagatttttttctgactccTTTGCTtccagattttcactgtttatttacaggattgttttgttttgtttttacagtttaagcaaaaacaaaatttctAAATGTTTATTACACGATCAAACGAATATTTCACAGAAGCTCATTCACTTTAAACTCATTCATTCTTGCATTTCAATTTTGTTCCCTTTCCTagtaattttacacattttcctcCAAagattttccccattttgtcTGAGCTGTGTGGATTTAATAGATGAGAATCATGCAGGAGGACGTTTGCTGCAGGTGGAAAATGATTCAGGAAATATCAAACataaaagcatggaggaggTTTAATATCAGTCCAACTTATGATCCTGGTTTCATTCCTGCTGCTTTTAGTCGGCAGCTTCCTCCgtcatccctccatccaccaGACGTCATCATCATCGTTTAACTCATCCGTCCATTTAcatcatatttttatgtttacacACCGTATGCCGATATGTGGTCAGCAAAATGACACTTCTCTGACCTCCTTCTGTCGTCTTTCGCGCCTGAATAACATTTCCAGCGCTCCCAACTCCCGGCAGGACTCAGTCCACCCCGAGCTTCCTCTCTTCCCCCCGCTAATCCTGCTGTTGTCTGTCTTTTCCTCTGCGTCTTCGTCTGTCCGCTTTTTCAGAGAGTGAGGTGTGACACTGACGTACTAACCTTCCCCAAATGAGCCCTCCTGCTTCCCGTCCCTCCCACCTGCTGCTCATCGTCCAATCACCGCACCCCGCCGCCTCTCCGCTTCCTTAGCAACCGCTGCTGCCGCTTGATCCCGTTCTGCTCCTTGGCAACCGCAGCATCACTCTTCGTACGTGTCGCTAGCGACTGCATGAACCTTTTGTTTGGAGGTCACGTTTCTCATTTTGGAGAGAAGCTGTGCTAGCTGGCGTTAGCATCATGCTACAGATGCTAACTCTTCATCTGCTAATTAATAAGGAACATTTAGATgcactaaaaatacaaaaagttcTCAGTGTCCGTGAAACCCAGATTGCAGATTTGTCCTAATCAGTGGTAGGGTTTCTCTCTGGCGACTGATTTTGTAATTGTAAGAATTTGCTAGGTTGATCTAATTTTGCTAATTTTGATGCTTGATTGCTTTTCTGAGATAGATATGTAAAGAATAGCTAATCCTTgtgttatgttttatatttttatgtaggGTGATTTGAATTTCTGCTCAAAAATCTCGTATTTTGCCTgaaatttttcaattttaattttttcagttGCTTTGTATCAGCAGAGTTCaaaatttagctttaaaaaagttagatttttactttttttaaatataaaaatgtttttataacatgAAACATCAAAGTACTTATGAAGTATATGGACACATTATTATTGAATGTTTTCAAAAGTAAACTATTCTACATTCACAAGTAGCTGTAGATAAGATTCAGTTCACATATTTTAATATCAAAATTCGCACATTCTGCAGCTGTAGTGACAtaagaaatgaaacattaatgCATTTTTGCTGTGTCTGTGTTAAAATACATCCTTGAACAGtagatttagtcatttttttcactaattttgtctgaaaactaacattttactgtctaaaagtgtttttctctttcGTCATGTTGAGTCCTCTTCCTGCTGTCTTTACTTTTTCTACTAATACAGAATGACATGAGAATTTAAACCTGTTTTCTGTATGTTCTTCTGTTTGAAAAGAGAATGTTAAATCAAATCACAGGTCAGAATCTAGAAGTTCACCAGCAAGTCAGTAagttatttgttttaaatgtataaaatattgtAGATTCTTAACCTTAATGTTTAAACTTGTGAGAtacatttctcagatttttttttgtcattttacagttgGAGTCATTTAGAACTTTCTGGTTGTACCAAGACAcccagaatttttagttttttacagaatctagttcgagcaaatgtgattttttttttgggcaatttattaaatgaaaaacatgtagaagaaagtgatgaaatatcacagttttaagcaaatttttatatttttttttacagaggaTTATTTGAATTTCTGCTCAAAAATCTTAGATTTTGCcagaaaattttaatttttcaaatttttttagtTCAACATTTAGCTCTAAAAAAGGCAAGATAATTACTTTTTGAAttctcaaaatgtgtttataaCATGAAACAGCATATGAAATTTAACTACTTACATATTTTATCTCTTGttctgtgtgaacactgcctgcagttcagctgaaaaatctcTAAATTTGTCGAAATTTTTGTGTTCAAAGCtgagttatttttaaatttccagTTGCACCAAGACatgcagaatttttcttttttttcttttttttaacagaatctggtttgcacaaactgcaaatttttttttggcaatttattaatcaaatcaaatcaaatcttATTTCTGTATCACCTTTATTTCTATAGCGCTTTATGTTTTGATTGAAAACTATATAGAACATGAAATGTGAAACCAGGAAAAGGACTTTGAGACTAAATACACACGGTGTCATAAAATaatattcattaaaattataaaaggttaagaaaataataatgtaatttaactaaataaaaaccCAAACTATGGTAGAACCCTGATAAAAGCCAGATGAAAGAGATGGTTTTAAGTCTGCGTTAAATAGTGGCAGTGAAGAcagtgatgaaatatcacaattttaagctaaTTTTCCCAGCAGAACTCCTTGAATGCATCACGTTGGACGGCTGAATCCAAGAAATTTTCCTGTTTCTTCAGTTTGTAGCTGTGataaattctgtcattttggtaaattttttcCCCCTAATTAGATAAAATGCTTTTCATTGAGTTAATGTTTCCAACAGAACTGCATGTGACACATGATGCGTTCAAGGACCTTTGGAAAGCTGtaaatccaagaaaaaaaatttttttttcagtttctaccTGTgataaattctgtaatttttgtgattttttaaaaaaaaattaaataaaatgcttttcagtgAGTTTGCAGGTGAACAAAGGGATTTTAAACTTCCAGATTCTGACGTGCAGATTAATCAGAAgcttttatttgacagtttttcctcattttcttttctctccatcaCACACtaatccatccctccatccatccctccatccatcatccatccatccatccatccatccatcatccatccctccatccatccctccagactcctcctcgtcctcctctaacttcttcttcttctcctcctcctcctttaggAGTGCAGTGagctctcccctccctcctcagcgtcctcctcctccaccttctacTTCCCTCTCGACCCTCCGGCCGCCCCCGTCTCCCCCCCAGCGGGTGCTCAGCCTCACCCTGGACTCCCCCCAGCACCGGGACAACTTCCTGGGTCTGCTGCCGTGGAGGCTGAGCGGCGTCCCCGCTGCGATGCTGCCGGCGACTCGATCGCGTTTGTCGCTGCAGGAGACGCTGCAGCCTTCCAAGTGACGGACCCGTCGCCATGGAGACGCGACGCCGCCGTCGCCGCGGACGACACCGACCTGCAGATGACCCTGATCTGACGACGACTGACAATCCGGACCGAGGATCCGAGGCTCTTCCAGGGACCAGTTCTTTTTGTACGTTGGTGCACATCTGGGGTTTGTCTTCCTCGTGTTTGTTATAGAATATTTACTCCAAACAAACAACGACACGTGTTTGTTGTcgtgcaaaaaacaaacaaacagacaaaaacggTTTGGCAGCAGTGCAGGAAACAGACGAACCAAAGTTTGccgttttttgtttggttttcttcCAGCAGGTTTAGAGAAACTGACTAATCCAGATTCTCATCAACAATCCtgctctttaaaaacattctgttacattttgatttttctttagAGCACCGAGGTCCAGATTCACCTTCAGCAGACGTCTTTGGTGGTTCTTCAGAAAGCTTTTATGTCTAAATCAGAAAGCTGTTGACGCAGATCTTAAAAAACCCTgataaaaacactaaatctaAAGCTGACTGCAGGTGTGActccagtttttacattttctgctgtaaaaGCGACTTTTCCTGCAGTCAGAACATGTTTAAAAACTCCTGCAGTTTCATTCAATCCACATCTCgctcctgtttctctctttctgacATTAAAAACCAGATTTTATAACAGAATCCTGCAACTGGTGATAATTTAAGAAACATTC
This window harbors:
- the plekha1b gene encoding pleckstrin homology domain-containing family A member 1 isoform X2 — its product is MPYVDRQNRICGFLDIEENESSGRFLRRYFILDTQQGSLLWYMDNPQNLPAGADIMGSLKLTYISKVSDATKLRPKAEFCFVINAGMRKFYLQANDQQDLVEWISVLNKATKITVPKPGDVHAETPQEVLGAMKQVSYKMEIIGGVPIITATQEQGEGQNGADRGGLKRGQNQLPYFLSRGTQDQTVVKAGYCVKQGALMKNWKRRYFMLDENAVSYYKSELEREALRVIPLKEIYKVQECKQSDLMMRDNLFEMVTSTRTFYVQSDSPEDMHSWIKAISGAIVAQRGPGRSANTIRQARRLSSPCFQRYSPFCSGECSTSAVSSPLPPQRPPPPPSTSLSTLRPPPSPPQRVLSLTLDSPQHRDNFLGLLPWRLSGVPAAMLPATRSRLSLQETLQPSK
- the plekha1b gene encoding pleckstrin homology domain-containing family A member 1 isoform X1, which codes for MPYVDRQNRICGFLDIEENESSGRFLRRYFILDTQQGSLLWYMDNPQNLPAGADIMGSLKLTYISKVSDATKLRPKAEFCFVINAGMRKFYLQANDQQDLVEWISVLNKATKITVPKPGDVHAETPQEVLGAMKQVSYKMEIIGGVPIITATQEQGEGQNGADRGGLKRGQNQLPYFLSRGTQDQTVVKAGYCVKQGALMKNWKRRYFMLDENAVSYYKSELEREALRVIPLKEIYKVQECKQSDLMMRDNLFEMVTSTRTFYVQSDSPEDMHSWIKAISGAIVAQRGPGRSANTECSELSPPSSASSSSTFYFPLDPPAAPVSPPAGAQPHPGLPPAPGQLPGSAAVEAERRPRCDAAGDSIAFVAAGDAAAFQVTDPSPWRRDAAVAADDTDLQMTLI
- the plekha1b gene encoding pleckstrin homology domain-containing family A member 1 isoform X3, encoding MPYVDRQNRICGFLDIEENESSGRFLRRYFILDTQQGSLLWYMDNPQNLPAGADIMGSLKLTYISKVSDATKLRPKAEFCFVINAGMRKFYLQANDQQDLVEWISVLNKATKITVPKPGDVHAETPQEVLGAMKQVSYKMEIIGGVPIITATQEQGEGQNGADRGGLKRGQNQLPYFLSRGTQDQTVVKAGYCVKQGALMKNWKRRYFMLDENAVSYYKSELALRVIPLKEIYKVQECKQSDLMMRDNLFEMVTSTRTFYVQSDSPEDMHSWIKAISGAIVAQRGPGRSANTECSELSPPSSASSSSTFYFPLDPPAAPVSPPAGAQPHPGLPPAPGQLPGSAAVEAERRPRCDAAGDSIAFVAAGDAAAFQVTDPSPWRRDAAVAADDTDLQMTLI